The Candidatus Hepatincola sp. Av genome contains the following window.
AGGTTAGCCCATATTAAAGAACCTATTAAAATTTCCATGCTAGGTTGCGTAGTGAATGGTATTGGCGAGGCAAACTATACCGATATTGGTTTAGTAGGCATTAGCAATAAAGAAAATGTTATTTACATCAACGGGCAAAAAAGCCATAAGATTCCTAATGAAGAAGTAGTAGAACACTTAGTAAAACTAGTAGAAAAAATGGTAACAACCAAAGAAAAAACTAAAGCACTTAATAATACTAATCTACAGGACTAAAGAGTTACAATGAAATACCAAAATGTACGAGGGACTCATGATCTATTAGGTGAGGAACTCCAAAAATTTCAATATATAGAAAAGTTAATTTACGAAATAGCTAAATTATATGGTTTTCAAGAAATTAGAACTCCTATTTTAGAATTTGCTGAAATTTTTGAAAAGAATGTAGGTGAAAGCACAGATATTGTTAATAAAGAAATGTATATCTTTCAAGGTAAAAACGAAGAAAGAATAGCCCTTCGCCCAGAAGGTACCGCACCGGTAGTTAGGGCATTAATTAGCAATAGTTTAACCCATAGTTTACCCTTAAAATTTTTTTATATTGGTTCTATGTTTCGTTATGAGCGTCCACAAAAAGGAAGGCAAAGGCAGTTTAACCAAGTTGGTTTTGAATATTTAGGAACAAACCACTATACTTCCGATGTAGAAATGATCCTCCTTGCTATAGACTTCATTAAAAAATTAGGAATTACAGATTATCAACTACAAATTAACACTTTAGGTTCTAATACTTCTTTAAATGCTTATAAAAAAGAACTAGTTACTTATTTACATTCTGTAGAAAATAAATTGTCAGCAGATAGCCAAACTCGTTTACAAAAGAATCCTTTAAGGATTTTAGATTCCAAAAACGAACAAGATCAACAACTATTACAACAAGCCCCTAAAATTTCAGGTTCTTTAACCTTAGAAGATAAAGAACTATTTACTAAAGTGTTAGAATCTTTAAAAATCCTGAATATTCCTTATGTAATTAATGAAAAATTAGTAAGGGGGCTAGACTATTACAGCCATAGTGTTTTTGAAGTGGTCACCAATACATTAGGAGCTCAAGGAACCCTAATAGCTGGCGGACGTTATAATGATATGATAAAAGAAATGTCGGGACCTAACCTTGGTGCTTTTGGTTTTGCAGCTGGTCTTGAAAGACTAGCTTTAATGCTACAACCAATTAATTTAGCACCTGAATCTGTAGCTATTATTACAAAAGAAGATGAATTCAATAATTACGCACTACAATTAGCTAATACATTACGGCATAATAATATTGCTAGCCAATACATTTTAGGCAAAGATATTAAAGTAAAACTTAAAAGAACTTCTCCTAAAATTTTTAAAATCGCTATTATTATTGGTGAAAATGAATATAATACAAAAATATTAACTGTAAAGAACTTACAAAACGGTCAAAGTACCAAAGTAGAAGAAACCAAGTTACAAAGTTTTTTACAAAATAGTTAGGTAACAAAAAATAATGAGCTTTCACAATAATTTAACATCATTAGTAGCAAAGTTTGATGAACTAGGCAATAAATTAGCAAAAGGACCAGCCGAATTAGGCAACGACTTTAAAACTATTTCTAAAGAATATGCCAATTTAAGCCCTATTGTAGAGCTAATTAATAAGCTATTTAAACTAGAGAAAGAATATGAAGGTTTAGCAAATGTGCTAGATTCTGAAACAGACTTAGAACTAAAAGAAATGTTTAAAGAAGAATACTATAGCCTAAAAGAACAAATTGATAAAGTTACAGAAGAACTACAAATTGCTTTACTGCCAAAAGATAAAGACGACGATAAAAACATTATTTTAGAAATTAGAGCCGGCACTGGAGGCGATGAAGCCGGCTTATTTGCTGGCGATTTATTCCGTATGTACCAAAAATATGCTGAATTACACCGTTGGAAAGTAGAATTAATTAGTGTTTCTGAAACTGGTGTAGGAGGTTTTAAGGAGGTAATTGCTGAAATTACAGGATTAGGAGTATTTGCCAAATTAAAGTTTGAATCAGGAGTGCATCGGGTACAAAGAATCCCCGATACCGAAACCAATGGTAGAGTGCACACTTCGGCTGCCACCGTTGCGGTACTACCAGAAGCAGTTGATGTAGATGTAAAAATAGATGAAAAAGACTTAAAAATAGATATTTACAGGGCATCAGGAGCTGGTGGGCAGCATGTAAACACAACAGATAGTGCCGTTCGCTTAACCCATTTGCCTACAGGGATTGTGGTAATCCAGCAAGATGAAAGATCCCAGCATAAGAATAGAGCTAAAGCTATGAAAATTCTAATGTCTAGGATTTATGAGCAACAAAAAAAAGAACAAGATGCAGAACGTTCTTTAAACCGTAAAACTCAAGTAGGTAGCGGGGATAGAAGTGAAAGAATAAGAACTTATAATTTTCCACAAGGGAGAGTTTCCGACCATCGGATTAATTTAACACTGTATAAGTTAGATAAAGTTATGGAAGGGGAATTAGATGAAATCATAGATGCCCTCATAGCACACGACCAAGCCCTGAAATTAGCTGAATCTCCTTATTAATGCGTTTGCAAAACCTATATCAACAAGCTATTACTACCTTAACCACAGCTAATTTTATTGAGAACCATAGCCTAGAGGCTAGAATTCTCTTAAAGCATGTTTTAAACCTTACAGATGATGCTATCTTTATCCAGCTTAGTAATACCTTAATTGTAACGCCAACTCAGCAACAAAAAGTACAACAATTAATTAAACGAAGGTTACAAGGGGAACCCATTGCCTATATTGTAGGTTATAAGGACTTTTGGCAAAGTAGATTCCAAGTAAATAAAAATGTATTAATTCCAAGAGCTGATAGTGAAACTTTAATAGAAGCTATGTTACAAGAAGTAGCTCAAGAAAGTTATATAGATATTTTAGATTTAGGTATAGGTAGTGGTTGCCTTTTATTTTCCTTGTTACAAGAGTATCCTAATGCAAGGGGAATAGGAACAGATGTTTCCTCTGATGCCTTAGCCGTTGCTCAAACTAATGGATTAATGTTAAAAATTAAAAATTATACTTTATTACAAACTAATTTATTTA
Protein-coding sequences here:
- the prfA gene encoding Peptide chain release factor RF1: MSFHNNLTSLVAKFDELGNKLAKGPAELGNDFKTISKEYANLSPIVELINKLFKLEKEYEGLANVLDSETDLELKEMFKEEYYSLKEQIDKVTEELQIALLPKDKDDDKNIILEIRAGTGGDEAGLFAGDLFRMYQKYAELHRWKVELISVSETGVGGFKEVIAEITGLGVFAKLKFESGVHRVQRIPDTETNGRVHTSAATVAVLPEAVDVDVKIDEKDLKIDIYRASGAGGQHVNTTDSAVRLTHLPTGIVVIQQDERSQHKNRAKAMKILMSRIYEQQKKEQDAERSLNRKTQVGSGDRSERIRTYNFPQGRVSDHRINLTLYKLDKVMEGELDEIIDALIAHDQALKLAESPY
- the hisS gene encoding Histidine--tRNA ligase, whose translation is MKYQNVRGTHDLLGEELQKFQYIEKLIYEIAKLYGFQEIRTPILEFAEIFEKNVGESTDIVNKEMYIFQGKNEERIALRPEGTAPVVRALISNSLTHSLPLKFFYIGSMFRYERPQKGRQRQFNQVGFEYLGTNHYTSDVEMILLAIDFIKKLGITDYQLQINTLGSNTSLNAYKKELVTYLHSVENKLSADSQTRLQKNPLRILDSKNEQDQQLLQQAPKISGSLTLEDKELFTKVLESLKILNIPYVINEKLVRGLDYYSHSVFEVVTNTLGAQGTLIAGGRYNDMIKEMSGPNLGAFGFAAGLERLALMLQPINLAPESVAIITKEDEFNNYALQLANTLRHNNIASQYILGKDIKVKLKRTSPKIFKIAIIIGENEYNTKILTVKNLQNGQSTKVEETKLQSFLQNS
- the prmC gene encoding Release factor glutamine methyltransferase yields the protein MRLQNLYQQAITTLTTANFIENHSLEARILLKHVLNLTDDAIFIQLSNTLIVTPTQQQKVQQLIKRRLQGEPIAYIVGYKDFWQSRFQVNKNVLIPRADSETLIEAMLQEVAQESYIDILDLGIGSGCLLFSLLQEYPNARGIGTDVSSDALAVAQTNGLMLKIKNYTLLQTNLFIGLTQKFHVIISNPPYIAFNDNNIALETKNFEPVGALYAKDDGLFFYKEILRQAKSYLYPKGKIFLEIGFNQTDALIELLQAYNYSNYKFFKDLAGINRVVAIFLL